From Virgibacillus ihumii, the proteins below share one genomic window:
- a CDS encoding SA1362 family protein: MNNKFSIVVYTVIGLAVIGVVSQLFTNTASFLTTVFMMLVFGAAISALAYFFLIRKRNPTSDSRKFKQAVKQSKAKYANTKAKPKYKSSKSSKPVQPKKRKHKRASHLRVIDGNKSKRKDQANF; the protein is encoded by the coding sequence ATGAATAATAAATTTTCCATCGTTGTTTATACAGTCATTGGTCTTGCTGTAATCGGAGTAGTTTCACAGCTATTTACCAATACAGCGTCCTTTCTTACGACGGTATTTATGATGCTAGTGTTTGGTGCCGCAATTTCCGCGCTCGCCTATTTTTTTCTTATAAGGAAACGTAATCCAACAAGTGACTCCAGAAAATTTAAACAGGCGGTCAAACAGTCCAAGGCAAAGTATGCGAACACAAAGGCAAAACCAAAGTATAAATCATCCAAAAGCTCCAAACCTGTTCAACCAAAAAAAAGGAAACACAAACGTGCTTCCCATCTGCGTGTAATTGATGGCAATAAATCAAAACGAAAAGACCAAGCTAATTTCTGA